The genome window GCGCCCGCCATCTGGATGGCCCCGCCGAACAGCAGCAGCTTTTCCGTGAGGGTTGTCTTGCCTGCGTCAGGGTGGGAAATAATGCCGAAAGTGCGGCGTCTGAGCGCTTCGCGACTCATGGCCGAAGATATGTTTGTTTGCATAAGTCTGCCTGGAATTCAGAGGTCAGGAGTGTGCCGGGGGGTCAGAATCCGGCTACATAGCGGCGCAAAGGTCTGCCGCATAATAAGAGCTGGCTGGTTGCGCGGGCTTGGGCAAAAAAGCAGCACGGCGAATGCCGTGCGTTTGCGTTGCGCTGCAACCATCCGCATCCACACCGCGAGGACAAAACCTCACGAAACACAGCGTGGGCCGTTCATTTGCCAAAACGACAATTTAACCACTTACTTTAAGGCAGTCAAACAGTTTACATGGGGTGACTGCTTGAATTGCAGATGCCCGGCTGCAGTGTGAGCCGCAGGTTCAGCAGGTTACAAACCTGTGAAGGATGTTGCGCCAACACCGTATGCTGGACTTTCTGGCACTTATTGATGGATGTTCAGCCCACACGCAACATGGCAACAAGGTCGCGCAGCCTGTCCCTGATGCTCATAAAGGCTTTGACCACATCCGGATCAAACTGGCTGCCAGTACCTTTTATTATTTCACGGCAGGCCTCGTCAAAGCTCTTGGCCTGGCGGTATGGGCGGGATTGCAGCATGGCAGAAAGACTATCCGCAACAGTGATGATGCGTGCGCCCAGGGGAATATGCCCGCCTTTAAGCCCCTGCGGGTAACCGTTGCCGTCAAAACGTTCGTGGTGGGCGCGTACCATATCCACAATGCCGCAATCCCGCAGGCAGGCTATGGGAGCAAGGATGTCGGCCCCCATGTCTGGATGCTTGCGGATCGCCAGCCATTCCTTGGGAGCAAGAGCGGATGTTTTGGCCAGAATGTCGTCAGGAACGCCAATTTTGCCAAGGTCATGCAGGTGCCCGGCCACATGGATTATGTCGGCAACCTGGTGCCCCAGACCCATTGCAAGGGCCAAAGACTGCGAGATGATGGCAACTTCTTCTGAATGGGCGAGGGTATAGGTATCCTTGGCGTCTATGGCTTTGCCGAGTGATTCCGCAAGCTGGTGGATGATTTCTGTCACAGCAGAGCTGCAAGGAACGAGTTTTTCGTGGCGGGTGGCACATTCGGCAAGGTTAAGGCGGGAATGACACAACATTACGTATCCTT of uncultured Desulfovibrio sp. contains these proteins:
- a CDS encoding HD-GYP domain-containing protein, whose amino-acid sequence is MLCHSRLNLAECATRHEKLVPCSSAVTEIIHQLAESLGKAIDAKDTYTLAHSEEVAIISQSLALAMGLGHQVADIIHVAGHLHDLGKIGVPDDILAKTSALAPKEWLAIRKHPDMGADILAPIACLRDCGIVDMVRAHHERFDGNGYPQGLKGGHIPLGARIITVADSLSAMLQSRPYRQAKSFDEACREIIKGTGSQFDPDVVKAFMSIRDRLRDLVAMLRVG